In Acinetobacter pittii, one genomic interval encodes:
- a CDS encoding spore coat U domain-containing protein, producing MSISIFDKAQIESCKKIPLFLKYLIGICLFYLVYAFFSPAHAACTVSGTTNNTFIYTAANINSDATVNLSGTITCTNLGLPQISAYMCMKTVFTGTTNSHNNVSLPYTVVGTVGGAGSTTTNQTSNVWYGPVRTVASNNIVNYSVNVKVPARTGSLIAYPQGTYTATVRLYWDMDALGLICGDLIGGWDSGDTLLTANFVVPSLCQLNSTSNVDFGNINDIGITKKDYTAQGAVNTTCNFGTPYSIYLGDGNNRITGGFRRMVNSNNEFIPYQLYKDSNYSTVWDATGGVTSVGGTGGVSKTGTGGAQSTPVYGKIPQGTSIASRPGTYSDSVVVTVTY from the coding sequence ATGTCGATAAGTATTTTTGATAAGGCTCAAATAGAGAGCTGCAAGAAAATTCCATTGTTTTTGAAATACCTCATCGGTATTTGCTTATTTTATCTCGTTTATGCATTTTTTAGTCCAGCACATGCTGCTTGTACGGTAAGTGGAACCACCAATAATACTTTTATCTATACGGCAGCAAATATTAATAGTGATGCAACTGTAAACCTTTCAGGAACAATTACTTGTACAAATTTGGGACTTCCCCAGATTTCTGCTTATATGTGTATGAAAACCGTCTTTACTGGAACAACGAATAGCCATAATAATGTTTCACTACCTTATACAGTAGTGGGTACAGTAGGTGGAGCGGGTTCTACCACCACAAACCAAACCTCCAATGTTTGGTATGGTCCAGTAAGAACGGTTGCTTCAAATAATATTGTTAACTACTCGGTAAATGTGAAAGTGCCTGCCCGAACAGGTTCACTTATTGCCTATCCTCAAGGAACATATACGGCTACGGTGCGGCTATATTGGGATATGGATGCTCTGGGCTTAATATGCGGTGATTTAATTGGTGGCTGGGATTCTGGCGATACATTACTAACAGCGAACTTTGTGGTTCCAAGTCTGTGCCAATTAAACTCAACTTCAAATGTTGATTTTGGCAATATTAATGATATCGGTATTACTAAGAAAGATTACACAGCTCAAGGAGCGGTAAATACAACTTGTAATTTTGGAACGCCATACAGTATTTATTTAGGAGACGGCAATAACCGTATCACTGGTGGGTTCAGGCGTATGGTTAATAGTAATAATGAATTTATTCCATATCAGTTATATAAAGACTCTAACTATAGTACGGTCTGGGACGCTACAGGTGGCGTAACCAGTGTTGGGGGAACGGGAGGAGTCTCAAAAACGGGTACAGGCGGTGCTCAAAGTACACCTGTTTATGGAAAGATTCCGCAAGGTACTTCCATTGCAAGTAGACCGGGCACTTATTCTGATAGTGTTGTTGTGACAGTGACTTATTAA